A window of Fictibacillus halophilus contains these coding sequences:
- a CDS encoding spore germination protein → MIDSGITKYMNVKEFHTNLLFQSTYTEMQVFYVCIKQMAVTKAENINYLERGKEMSQQFFKRKRHDSSSASEKYDHLHVSSDLKTNLLEIKNILGESIDVKIVEFLEMPVPFGICYIEGLINKQQLELSIIEPIKRTQLENNKLQPKELIHQTEVSAIISPCPHFDLIITPVLKGQVIIFVDGMTKAYSIPLETWETRGVEEPEAQTMVRGPREGFIETLQTNTTLIRRRISNPTLRFKPFQVGKITKTTILVSYLESQVDQEVLQEVIKRITNLNTDKIFESGMLEELIDENGYSPFPTFQSTERPDVAAAALSEGNVVIMFEGTPFVLITPTTFISFFQAAEDYYHHFDLSSFIRVIRVISFMISLALPAAYIAVTTFHQELIPTNLLVSLAAQREGVPFPAFVEALVMETIFEILREAGIRMPRPIGSAVSIVGAIVIGESAVAAGLVSPAIVIVVSLTAISSFVSPYYGFSGAARLLRFVLMILAATTGIFGMIFFMIGLLIHLCSLTSMGKPYFSPLAPFQSGKQKDSLLRLPLWWTQTKMHRKWVKKS, encoded by the coding sequence ATGATTGATAGTGGTATTACCAAATATATGAATGTAAAAGAGTTTCATACCAATCTTTTATTTCAAAGTACCTATACTGAGATGCAGGTGTTTTATGTTTGTATAAAACAGATGGCAGTTACAAAAGCTGAGAACATCAATTATTTAGAAAGGGGAAAAGAGATGAGCCAGCAATTTTTCAAAAGAAAACGTCATGATTCTTCATCAGCATCTGAAAAATATGATCATCTTCATGTATCCTCTGATCTAAAGACGAATTTACTAGAGATTAAAAACATTCTAGGCGAAAGTATCGATGTGAAAATTGTAGAGTTTTTAGAGATGCCTGTTCCTTTTGGCATTTGTTACATCGAAGGATTGATCAACAAACAGCAACTAGAATTATCCATTATTGAACCTATAAAGCGGACACAACTAGAAAATAATAAATTACAACCGAAAGAACTTATCCATCAGACAGAAGTTTCCGCAATAATAAGCCCATGTCCTCATTTCGATTTGATCATTACTCCCGTTTTAAAAGGACAAGTTATTATTTTTGTAGACGGAATGACTAAGGCATACTCTATTCCACTTGAAACGTGGGAGACAAGAGGTGTAGAAGAACCAGAAGCACAAACGATGGTAAGAGGACCACGTGAAGGATTTATTGAAACCCTTCAAACAAATACAACCTTGATTAGACGCAGAATCTCAAATCCTACTTTGCGTTTTAAGCCATTTCAGGTGGGAAAGATTACGAAAACAACGATCTTAGTTTCATATCTAGAAAGCCAGGTTGATCAAGAAGTCTTACAAGAAGTGATAAAACGGATTACGAACTTGAATACGGACAAAATCTTTGAAAGTGGAATGCTTGAAGAGTTGATTGACGAGAACGGATACTCACCATTTCCTACCTTTCAATCTACAGAACGGCCAGATGTAGCTGCAGCTGCTCTATCAGAAGGTAACGTTGTAATCATGTTCGAGGGTACACCATTCGTCCTTATCACACCAACAACATTCATATCGTTTTTTCAAGCGGCTGAAGATTATTACCATCACTTTGATCTCTCAAGTTTCATACGTGTGATCCGAGTAATTTCGTTCATGATTTCTCTTGCTCTTCCGGCGGCTTATATTGCAGTTACTACCTTTCATCAAGAGTTGATTCCAACTAACCTTCTAGTCAGTTTAGCAGCTCAAAGGGAAGGAGTGCCATTTCCTGCATTCGTTGAAGCTCTTGTTATGGAGACGATCTTCGAAATTCTTCGTGAAGCAGGTATTCGTATGCCCCGTCCCATCGGTTCAGCGGTATCCATTGTAGGAGCGATCGTTATTGGTGAATCTGCGGTAGCCGCAGGACTAGTTTCACCAGCTATTGTCATCGTCGTTTCATTAACCGCAATTTCTAGCTTCGTTTCACCTTATTATGGCTTTAGTGGTGCTGCACGATTGCTTCGATTCGTTCTAATGATCTTAGCAGCAACAACCGGCATCTTTGGTATGATTTTTTTCATGATCGGACTGTTAATCCACTTGTGTTCACTAACTTCTATGGGAAAACCTTACTTCTCACCGTTAGCTCCTTTTCAATCAGGTAAGCAAAAGGACAGTCTACTGCGTCTCCCTTTATGGTGGACTCAAACGAAAATGCATAGAAAATGGGTAAAAAAATCATGA
- a CDS encoding GntR family transcriptional regulator, with protein sequence MGKRSSEIIGQQIIQSILEGKLGIHESMLSERDLSSQFDVGRPTIREALQRLERDGWITIHKGMPATVNDYWKQGNLMTIVNMLELEDEIPDDFVLHMLQLRISLTPAYIRDAAHHNRLKLIALFSSLDELKDEPNSFAIFDWNLQQDMAHLSPNPIYRLILNSFKNVYYKMALKYFADSSHRSISKQYYFVLLESILMGDIEKTEKITQSMMEKSLDLWKKKLNGGETYEE encoded by the coding sequence GTGGGAAAACGCTCTTCAGAGATTATAGGACAGCAAATCATCCAATCGATTTTAGAAGGAAAACTCGGCATTCATGAATCAATGCTATCTGAGAGAGATTTGTCTTCTCAATTTGATGTAGGAAGACCAACGATTCGAGAAGCCTTGCAACGTTTGGAACGGGATGGTTGGATCACCATACACAAAGGGATGCCAGCCACAGTGAATGATTATTGGAAACAAGGAAACTTGATGACAATCGTTAATATGCTAGAACTGGAAGACGAAATTCCCGATGATTTTGTCCTGCATATGCTCCAACTGAGAATTTCTTTAACTCCAGCTTATATAAGAGATGCAGCACATCATAACCGTTTAAAACTGATCGCACTGTTCTCGTCACTGGATGAATTGAAAGATGAACCAAATTCATTTGCCATATTTGATTGGAATCTACAGCAAGATATGGCTCATTTATCTCCAAACCCCATTTATCGCCTGATCTTGAATAGCTTTAAAAATGTTTATTACAAAATGGCACTCAAATATTTCGCTGACTCTTCCCATCGCTCAATTTCTAAACAATATTACTTCGTCTTGTTGGAATCTATTCTGATGGGTGACATAGAGAAGACTGAAAAGATAACGCAATCCATGATGGAAAAAAGTTTAGATCTTTGGAAGAAAAAGTTGAATGGAGGAGAGACTTATGAAGAGTAA
- a CDS encoding sterol desaturase family protein encodes MKSKGMYRDFFFHFDILVMMVIFILIISILFTMNLTTTVLLFFPLGILIYMFSEYLTHRFFFHIKAPKNTFLFKLIKRLHYDHHKKPNELKLLFLPIWYSVPSLFLLSTLLFILTQSVQYTLSFSIGLLFMFFIYEWKHYVAHRPLKPKTRFGRWIKKTHTLHHFKNENYWYGVSTPFIDVLFGTLKDEKDVEWSATAKDLENRSND; translated from the coding sequence ATGAAGAGTAAAGGGATGTATCGAGATTTCTTCTTTCATTTTGATATCTTAGTAATGATGGTTATTTTCATCCTAATAATCAGCATCTTATTTACGATGAACCTTACGACAACTGTTCTACTTTTCTTTCCACTTGGTATTTTGATTTACATGTTCAGCGAATATCTTACGCATCGTTTTTTCTTTCATATTAAAGCACCTAAAAATACATTTCTGTTCAAATTAATAAAAAGATTACACTATGATCATCATAAAAAGCCTAATGAATTAAAGTTATTATTCTTGCCAATTTGGTATAGCGTTCCTAGCCTCTTTCTTCTATCCACTCTTCTTTTTATCCTCACACAATCAGTTCAGTACACCTTGTCTTTTTCTATCGGTCTTTTGTTCATGTTTTTCATCTATGAATGGAAACATTATGTGGCCCACCGACCGCTCAAGCCGAAAACCAGATTTGGCAGATGGATTAAAAAGACACACACCTTACATCACTTTAAGAACGAGAACTATTGGTATGGCGTTTCAACTCCCTTTATAGATGTTTTATTCGGGACTTTAAAGGATGAAAAAGATGTTGAATGGAGTGCTACTGCGAAAGACTTAGAAAATAGAAGTAATGATTGA
- a CDS encoding cysteine dioxygenase, with the protein MKTSVKSIKFLDSLHNPSKEDLKTALISLNIELEDVQTELNTSESKPYYRKLLYQNEEVELLVMNWSQLECAPHDHGASQGWIKVLSGSSKNTVYEIKENGLPSELFTKTHDKDQIFYAPVNGIHKMKAEENSDLVTLHLYSPPISGMKVYDLEKCSVCIVSDDCGAWWPDEQRQKLKEMQLNS; encoded by the coding sequence TTGAAAACGAGTGTTAAATCAATAAAATTTTTGGATTCACTCCACAATCCTTCAAAGGAAGATCTCAAAACAGCTCTCATTTCTTTAAATATAGAGCTTGAAGATGTTCAAACAGAACTTAATACTTCAGAGAGTAAACCTTATTATAGAAAGCTATTATATCAGAACGAAGAAGTAGAATTATTGGTGATGAATTGGTCTCAATTAGAGTGTGCTCCACATGATCATGGAGCGTCGCAAGGTTGGATCAAAGTGCTTAGTGGTTCATCCAAGAATACCGTATATGAGATTAAAGAAAATGGGCTACCATCTGAATTATTTACAAAGACTCATGATAAAGACCAAATTTTTTACGCACCTGTAAACGGCATTCACAAGATGAAGGCTGAAGAGAATAGTGATCTTGTCACACTCCACCTCTATTCACCACCAATCAGTGGTATGAAGGTTTATGATCTTGAGAAATGTTCGGTATGTATAGTCTCTGATGATTGCGGAGCATGGTGGCCAGATGAGCAGCGACAAAAGTTAAAAGAGATGCAGTTAAATTCTTGA
- a CDS encoding amidase, with amino-acid sequence MKGFNYKDYDGLGLAELVKKKEVQPMELVEASIKRIDSTNPKINAVINMMYEKARVMAINEQSGPFAGVPTLLKNISQEVEGEPITAGSKAFLSYRAKTDSEYVRRLRKAGVIFLGQTNVPEFALVAYTEPVQYGPTRNPWNPNHTPGGSSGGSAAAVASGMVPFAGANDGGGSIRIPASYCGLFGLKPTRGRTPVGPNFGRSWQGASAEHVITRTVRDSAAILDQLQGHEKAGAFHTPKFEGSFINAASTPLNRKLRIAFSVSSPIGTEVHAECRDAVVKSVKLLESMGHDVEEIDAPIDGQKIVKSYLMMYFGETAATLTSLESILGRKVTYRDVEPSTWLLGLLGKATSAEEFVLSIREWDKAALQMETFHEIYDVYITPTTAFGPAKIGELQPTASEQFLIRTVGQLGLGRFLKKAGIVDQIARKNLARTPFTQLANLTGQPAMSIPFHLTKEGLPIGVQFMAARGQEGLLLQLAGELERSDHWIDVRQNPLF; translated from the coding sequence ATGAAGGGGTTCAACTACAAAGATTATGATGGATTAGGGCTTGCTGAGTTAGTAAAAAAGAAGGAAGTACAGCCGATGGAATTGGTTGAAGCGTCCATTAAAAGGATTGATTCTACAAATCCAAAAATCAATGCTGTTATTAACATGATGTATGAAAAGGCACGGGTGATGGCCATCAATGAACAAAGTGGGCCGTTTGCAGGTGTACCGACACTGTTGAAGAATATTTCACAAGAGGTGGAAGGCGAACCGATCACAGCTGGCTCGAAAGCTTTTCTTTCTTACCGAGCCAAAACTGATTCTGAATATGTACGAAGGTTAAGAAAAGCAGGCGTTATATTTCTCGGACAGACGAACGTACCAGAGTTTGCTTTAGTCGCTTATACAGAACCTGTTCAATATGGACCCACCCGGAATCCGTGGAATCCGAATCATACACCTGGTGGTTCGAGTGGAGGTTCAGCTGCAGCAGTCGCTTCTGGTATGGTTCCTTTTGCCGGTGCGAACGATGGCGGAGGTTCCATCCGAATTCCAGCATCTTATTGTGGTCTGTTTGGATTAAAACCAACGAGAGGAAGAACTCCAGTAGGCCCAAACTTTGGACGTTCTTGGCAAGGAGCATCAGCTGAACACGTTATAACACGAACTGTTAGAGATAGTGCAGCTATTCTCGATCAATTGCAAGGTCATGAAAAAGCAGGTGCCTTTCATACTCCAAAATTTGAAGGAAGTTTTATAAATGCTGCTAGCACTCCCCTAAATCGAAAGTTAAGAATTGCTTTTTCTGTCTCATCTCCCATTGGAACAGAAGTTCATGCCGAATGTCGAGATGCAGTTGTTAAGTCAGTAAAATTATTAGAGTCTATGGGGCACGATGTGGAAGAGATAGATGCTCCTATTGATGGACAGAAAATAGTGAAGAGTTATCTAATGATGTATTTTGGTGAAACGGCTGCAACATTAACATCACTGGAAAGTATTCTTGGACGGAAAGTGACTTATCGAGATGTAGAGCCATCTACCTGGCTACTTGGTTTGCTCGGAAAAGCAACTTCAGCAGAAGAATTTGTACTCAGTATTAGAGAATGGGATAAAGCAGCTCTACAGATGGAGACCTTTCATGAAATTTATGATGTTTACATAACGCCTACGACCGCTTTTGGACCCGCTAAGATTGGAGAACTTCAGCCAACAGCTTCAGAACAATTTCTTATTCGTACTGTCGGTCAGTTAGGGCTTGGAAGGTTTTTAAAGAAGGCAGGAATTGTCGATCAGATTGCTCGAAAAAATCTAGCTCGGACTCCTTTTACACAGTTGGCCAATCTGACTGGACAACCCGCTATGTCTATTCCATTTCATCTTACAAAAGAAGGGCTACCAATCGGAGTACAATTCATGGCTGCAAGAGGTCAAGAGGGGTTGTTGCTTCAATTAGCTGGAGAACTCGAACGATCTGATCATTGGATAGACGTGCGTCAAAATCCGTTATTTTAA
- a CDS encoding EcsC family protein, which yields METREYLLKELQQIEKWEKDQKGIWFWERITRLPFKLLDKVTPKFIQNKIGTLLDEIGGYIQNGGQYLSKEKSVFQFFEKQTGRTIHDLADFKTIPVEEMKKVSLELANKRKSAATLQGASTGIGGIFTLAIDIPTILAISLKTLQEIAIIHGYDPNDKEERVYILKCLQFSTSDYIGKEAILNELAAISEEEKKSREVISQIQGWREVTLTFTESFGWKKLFQMVPIAGILFGAFANRSMINDLAETGTMLYQKRRIVERLKCDTTAAIESE from the coding sequence ATGGAAACAAGGGAGTATTTATTGAAAGAACTTCAACAGATTGAGAAATGGGAAAAAGATCAAAAAGGGATATGGTTTTGGGAGCGGATAACGCGCTTGCCGTTTAAGCTGCTAGATAAAGTGACACCAAAGTTTATTCAAAATAAAATTGGTACACTTCTCGATGAAATTGGTGGATACATACAGAATGGTGGTCAATATCTATCCAAAGAGAAATCTGTTTTTCAGTTCTTCGAAAAACAAACGGGTAGAACGATTCATGATTTAGCAGACTTTAAAACAATACCAGTAGAAGAAATGAAGAAGGTTTCTTTAGAACTAGCAAACAAACGAAAAAGTGCTGCAACTCTACAAGGAGCTAGTACTGGAATTGGAGGTATCTTCACGCTAGCGATTGATATCCCTACTATATTAGCAATCTCTTTAAAAACTTTACAAGAAATAGCGATTATACACGGATATGATCCAAACGATAAAGAAGAACGAGTCTATATCCTAAAATGCCTTCAATTCTCTACTTCTGATTATATAGGTAAAGAAGCGATCCTTAATGAACTTGCTGCAATTAGTGAGGAAGAGAAGAAATCTAGAGAAGTTATTTCTCAAATTCAAGGTTGGAGAGAAGTTACTTTAACGTTTACAGAGTCATTTGGTTGGAAAAAGCTGTTTCAAATGGTACCTATCGCAGGAATCCTCTTTGGTGCATTCGCGAATCGGTCTATGATCAATGATCTTGCAGAAACAGGAACGATGCTTTACCAGAAAAGAAGAATTGTAGAAAGGTTAAAGTGTGATACGACCGCTGCTATAGAATCGGAGTAA
- a CDS encoding type 1 glutamine amidotransferase domain-containing protein gives MAKIATVLANMFEDVEYTEPAKAFREAGHEVTVIGSEKGATLEGKQKEAQVTTNAAISEVSPEDYDALFIPGGFSPDILRGDDQFVQFTKHFADEGKPVFAICHGPQLLISAEVLKGRHVTGFKSIHVDLKNAGATVKDEEVVVCGGNLVTSRQPDDIPAFIRESLKALQQ, from the coding sequence ATGGCTAAAATTGCAACAGTACTCGCAAACATGTTTGAAGATGTAGAATACACAGAACCAGCAAAAGCGTTTCGGGAAGCTGGCCATGAGGTAACCGTTATCGGCTCAGAAAAAGGTGCAACACTTGAAGGAAAGCAAAAGGAAGCCCAAGTGACGACGAATGCCGCGATCTCAGAAGTGTCACCTGAAGATTATGACGCACTTTTCATTCCTGGTGGATTCTCGCCTGATATCTTAAGAGGTGATGATCAATTCGTACAGTTTACGAAGCATTTTGCTGATGAAGGGAAGCCTGTATTTGCAATCTGTCATGGTCCTCAGCTCTTGATTTCTGCCGAGGTTTTAAAGGGGAGACACGTTACTGGATTCAAGTCTATTCATGTTGACTTAAAGAACGCGGGAGCAACAGTTAAGGATGAAGAAGTAGTTGTTTGTGGTGGTAATCTTGTAACGAGTCGCCAACCAGATGATATTCCTGCCTTTATTCGAGAGTCATTAAAAGCACTGCAACAATAA
- a CDS encoding metal-dependent hydrolase, which translates to MKSNTHLLGGVVAGAAYKAFTDLPPETLQHELTFFGAAVLGSLLPDLCHPGSYIGKKTVFLSKTISKTFGHRTITHSWIIILLLFLLPEWIDWQYEQSLCTGLVVGVLSHLILDAATSRGIQLLYPLPIRFRFPFYTKTGSKKETNIASLLGLIAAVLMIHLYIVSLF; encoded by the coding sequence ATGAAGAGCAACACACATTTACTTGGAGGAGTTGTTGCAGGTGCTGCTTACAAGGCTTTTACAGATCTGCCTCCAGAGACTCTGCAGCATGAACTGACTTTTTTTGGTGCGGCTGTTCTTGGTAGCCTGCTTCCTGATCTTTGTCATCCAGGATCATATATAGGAAAGAAAACGGTATTTTTATCTAAAACGATATCTAAGACATTTGGTCATCGTACGATTACTCATAGCTGGATTATAATTCTACTATTATTTCTGTTGCCAGAGTGGATAGATTGGCAATATGAACAAAGTTTATGTACCGGCTTGGTCGTAGGGGTACTTTCGCATCTTATTTTAGATGCTGCAACATCGAGAGGTATTCAGCTTCTGTATCCGCTGCCCATTCGTTTTCGTTTTCCATTCTACACAAAAACAGGTTCAAAAAAGGAAACAAACATAGCCTCGTTACTTGGTTTAATAGCCGCTGTATTAATGATTCATCTATATATCGTCTCCTTGTTTTAA